One genomic segment of Oncorhynchus mykiss isolate Arlee chromosome 10, USDA_OmykA_1.1, whole genome shotgun sequence includes these proteins:
- the pgm2 gene encoding phosphoglucomutase-2, producing MENVLSSTGDRKLDQAIDQWLQFDKNPQTVALVQGLVKEGAVGELRRCFGSRMEFGTAGLRAAMGPGISCMNDLTIIQTTQGFCKYLEQCFGQCLKERGVVVGFDARAHPPSGGSSRRFASLAAAVFTCRGVPVHLFCDITPTPFVPFAVSHLGLCAGVMVTASHNPKQDNGYKVYWENGAQIVPPHDKGISVAIEANLEPWPESWDITSLSHCPLLKDPFQDIHTEYYRTIQQHCHHRDINKSSEVKIVHTSVHGVGHAFVQSAFKAFDLRPPYAVEEQKDPDPEFPTVKYPNPEEGKGVLTLSFALAEREGATVVLANDPDADRLAVAEQQKGGQWRVFSGNELGALLGWWVYRCWKQTNPDQSTVKSVYMLASTVSSKILRAIALKEGFHFEETLTGFKWMGNRARELLDQNKIVLFAFEEAIGYMCGSAVLDKDGVSAAAIAGEMTSYLAAKNITLSQQLTAVYEEYGYHITKNSYFICHDQEVIRAMFDRLRHYGNQEDVSYPRQCGGVAITAVRDLTTGYDSSQADNKAVLPSSPSSQMITFSFSNGGVATMRTSGTEPKIKYYTELCAAPGNSDVKGLQKELDDLVNAIVEDFFQPQKNNLLSKPE from the exons ATGGAGAATGTTTTATCCTCGACTGGTGACCGTAAATTGGACCAAGCCATCGATCAGTGGCTGCAGTTTGACAAG AACCCCCAGACAGTGGCGTTGGTGCAGGGCCTGGTGAAGGAGGGGGCGGTTGGGGAGCTGCGGAGGTGTTTTGGCTCTAGGATGGAGTTTGGGACGGCTGGCCTCAGAGCTGCCATGGGACCAGGGATCTCCTGCATGAACGACCTCACCATCATACAGACCACACAG gggtTCTGTAAGTATCTGGAGCAATGTTTCGGGCAGTGTCTGAAGGAGAGGGGGGTGGTGGTAGGGTTTGATGCCCGTGCCCACCCTCCCAGTGGAGGCAGCAGTAGACGTTTTGCCAGCCTGGCGGCCGCTGTGTTCACCTGCCGAGGAGTCCCCGTCCACCTGTTCTGTGACATCACACCCACACCCTTCGTG ccctTCGCTGTGTCTCATCTGGGTCTGTGTGCTGGCGTCATGGTAACCGCCTCCCACAACCCCAAACAGGACAACGGCTACAAG gtgTATTGGGAGAACGGTGCCCAGATCGTGCCGCCCCATGATAAGGGCATCTCTGTAGCCATCGAGGCTAACCTGGAGCCCTGGCCTGAGTCCTGGgacataacctctctctctcactgccctcTGCTGAAGGACCCGTTCCAAGACATTCACACAGAGTACTACAGGACCATCCAACAGCACTGTcaccacag GGACATCAACAAGAGTTCAGAGGTGAAGATCGTGCACACCTCCGTGCACGGAGTCGGACACGCCTTCGTCCAATCAGCTTTCAAGGCCTTTGACCTCCGACCCCCGTACGCCGTAGAGGAGCAGAAAGACCCTGACCCTGAGTTCCCCACCGTCAAATACCCCAACCctgaggaggggaagggggtcCTG ACCCTGTCGTTTGCCCtggcggagagggagggagctacTGTAGTTCTGGCCAACGATCCTGACGCTGACCGCCTGGCCGTTGCTGAGCAACAGAAGGG tggtcagTGGCGTGTGTTCAGTGGTAATGAGTTGGGGGCGTTGCTGGGTTGGTGGGTGTATCGGTGTTGGAAACAGACCAACCCAGACCAGTCTACCGTGAAGTCCGTCTACATGTTGGCCTCCACCGTCTCCTCTAAGATTCTACGAGCCATCGCTCTCAAGGAGGGCTTCCACTTcgag GAAACTCTGACTGGGTTCAAGTGGATGGGCAACAGAGCCAGAGAGCTGCTGGACCAGAACAAGATAGTACTGTTCGCCTTCGAGGAGGctatag GGTACATGTGTGGTTCTGCCGTGCTGGATAAAGATGGGGTCAGTGCGGCAGCCATCGCTGGGGAGATGACATCATACCTGGCCGCGAAGAACATCACGCTGTCACAACAACTCACAGCTGTCTACGAGGA gtatggGTACCACATCACTAAGAACTCCTACTTCATCTGTCACGACCAGGAAGTGATCCGGGCCATGTTTGACCGGCTGCGTCACTACGGCAACCAGGAGGATGTGTCGTACCCCAGGCAGTGTGGAGGCGTCGCTATCACCGCTGTGCGAGACCTCACTACTGGATACGACAGCAGCCAGGCAGACAACAAGGCT gtcctcccttcctcccccagtAGTCAGATGATCACGTTTAGTTTCTCTAACGGGGGCGTGGCCACCATGAGGACCAGCGGAACGGAACCCAAGATCAAGTACTACACTGAGCTGTGTGCTGCCCCCGGCAACAG tgaTGTTAAAGGTTTACAGAAGGAGTTAGATGACCTGGTTAATGCCATCGTAGAGGACTTCTTCCAGCCCCAGAAGAATAACCTGCTGTCCAAGCCTGAGTAA